A genome region from Schlesneria paludicola DSM 18645 includes the following:
- the tssC gene encoding type VI secretion system contractile sheath large subunit yields MSEEQLAQQSAGGAVEFSEFSQLLNKEFKPKTDKAQEAVSNAVRTLAEQALANTALISDDVLKSISSIIAEIDKKLTEQINLVIHNEQFQKLEGAWRGLHHLVTHTETDEMLKIRVMNISKNELGKTLKKFKGTAWDQSPIFKKTYEEEYGQFGGEPFGCLVGDFYFDHSAPDVELLSGMAQVSAACHCPFITGASPGLMQMESWRELANPRDLTKIFSTPEYAPWKSLRESDDSRYIGLAMPRVLSRLPYGAKSSPVDEFDFEEDTGAADHSKYTWSNAAYSMATNINQSFKAYGWCSQIRGIESGGAVEGLPCHTFPTDDGGVDMKCPTEVAISDRREAELSANGFMPLIHKKNTDFAAFIGAQSLHNPAEYDDPDATANANLGARLPYLFATCRFAHYLKCIVRDKIGSFKEKTDMQAWLNKWINNYVLRAPEKATDEEKAMRPLSGAEVVVEEVEGNPGYYTSKFFLRPHYQLEGLTVSLRLVSKLPSGKK; encoded by the coding sequence ATGAGTGAAGAACAACTTGCCCAGCAGTCCGCTGGCGGCGCCGTGGAATTCAGTGAATTTTCACAGTTGCTGAACAAAGAATTCAAGCCCAAGACCGACAAGGCACAAGAAGCCGTTTCCAACGCGGTTCGGACTTTGGCCGAACAAGCATTGGCCAATACCGCTTTGATTTCCGACGACGTGCTGAAGAGCATTTCGTCGATCATTGCCGAAATCGACAAGAAGCTGACGGAACAAATCAACCTCGTGATTCACAACGAGCAGTTCCAAAAGCTCGAAGGGGCCTGGCGTGGCCTGCATCACTTGGTGACGCACACCGAAACTGACGAGATGCTCAAGATCCGCGTCATGAACATCTCCAAGAACGAATTGGGGAAGACCCTCAAGAAGTTCAAGGGGACGGCCTGGGATCAAAGCCCGATCTTCAAGAAAACATACGAAGAAGAATACGGTCAATTCGGCGGCGAGCCATTTGGTTGCCTCGTCGGCGATTTCTACTTTGACCACAGCGCCCCAGACGTCGAACTGCTCAGCGGAATGGCCCAGGTGAGTGCGGCCTGCCATTGTCCGTTCATCACCGGTGCTTCGCCCGGCCTGATGCAGATGGAATCCTGGCGTGAGCTGGCGAATCCACGAGATCTGACGAAGATCTTCTCGACCCCAGAATACGCCCCTTGGAAGTCGCTTCGCGAATCAGACGATTCACGCTACATCGGACTTGCGATGCCGCGCGTCCTGTCGCGTCTGCCATACGGTGCGAAATCGAGTCCCGTCGATGAATTTGATTTTGAAGAAGACACGGGTGCCGCGGACCATTCGAAATACACGTGGTCCAATGCCGCCTATTCGATGGCAACCAACATCAATCAATCGTTCAAAGCCTATGGATGGTGCTCGCAAATTCGCGGGATCGAATCCGGTGGCGCGGTCGAAGGTTTGCCATGCCATACCTTCCCGACCGATGACGGTGGCGTGGACATGAAATGCCCAACCGAAGTCGCGATCAGCGATCGACGTGAAGCGGAACTTTCCGCAAACGGATTTATGCCGTTGATTCACAAGAAGAATACGGACTTCGCAGCGTTCATCGGTGCTCAGTCTCTGCACAATCCAGCAGAGTACGATGATCCCGATGCAACGGCCAACGCGAACTTGGGCGCTCGCTTGCCATACCTGTTTGCTACGTGCCGATTTGCACACTACCTGAAGTGCATCGTTCGCGACAAAATCGGCTCTTTCAAAGAGAAGACCGATATGCAAGCTTGGTTGAATAAATGGATCAACAACTACGTGCTGCGAGCACCAGAGAAAGCCACCGACGAAGAAAAGGCCATGCGCCCGCTGTCCGGTGCGGAAGTGGTCGTCGAAGAAGTGGAAGGAAACCCCGGGTACTACACTTCGAAATTCTTTCTGCGCCCCCATTATCAACTTGAGGGACTCACCGTCTCGTTGCGGCTCGTCTCGAAACTGCCATCTGGAAAGAAATGA
- a CDS encoding Hcp family type VI secretion system effector, whose protein sequence is MLLMMLPGITGDSIVEGFVGWISLGSVQFGVGRGVSSAGVGMKDRDTSTPSISEVVVTKMTDITSTLLFAEATYGDALDNCIIALVQTGGKDAPVQEYWRITLTKPILSGWSLSSGGDRPSESISINFNKIVMKYTQFTDGGDPKVADPKGYDLTTGKPASA, encoded by the coding sequence ATGCTGCTAATGATGTTGCCCGGTATTACAGGTGATTCGATTGTCGAAGGTTTTGTTGGCTGGATTTCGCTTGGCTCGGTCCAGTTCGGCGTCGGTCGCGGCGTGTCGTCCGCTGGCGTTGGTATGAAAGATCGAGATACCTCAACTCCTTCGATTTCTGAAGTTGTTGTTACAAAAATGACGGATATTACCTCGACGTTGCTCTTTGCCGAAGCCACTTACGGCGATGCCCTCGACAACTGCATTATTGCGTTGGTGCAGACCGGTGGAAAAGACGCTCCAGTACAGGAGTATTGGAGAATCACATTGACCAAGCCGATTCTGAGCGGGTGGTCGCTCAGCTCAGGTGGCGATCGACCAAGCGAATCGATCTCGATTAACTTCAACAAGATCGTGATGAAGTATACCCAGTTCACCGACGGTGGTGATCCGAAGGTTGCTGATCCGAAGGGTTATGATTTGACGACCGGTAAGCCCGCTTCGGCCTAA
- a CDS encoding YopT-type cysteine protease domain-containing protein — translation MGFAETAKKIRDAAVKYGGSYIPYSQCVPPTSTLIESMPQTSDGICKALSAKWIVEHSNGSSLFNWLCTPGTLNVRQSAVANLMLNFMDGTETTGAFKNRSWFRKGSMRKEYKSRQNHLSRQTFMTDKYLQLYGLKRRNGLRGVGMNDNPISVGANGSALANMFDSRYLNTKGETYMTIGILGDAGGHALAGYCAGKEVILFDPNYGEFYFPSYDMSYPWIQYFYVASDYISDFDTFYMLGYAKDATGNWKKYK, via the coding sequence ATGGGTTTTGCAGAAACGGCGAAGAAAATTCGTGATGCGGCTGTGAAGTATGGCGGATCCTATATCCCTTACTCGCAATGTGTCCCCCCGACATCGACTTTGATCGAATCAATGCCCCAGACGAGTGATGGGATTTGTAAAGCGCTGTCGGCCAAATGGATCGTCGAACACTCGAATGGAAGCAGTCTCTTCAACTGGCTCTGCACCCCAGGTACGCTGAACGTGCGGCAATCTGCGGTTGCGAACTTGATGCTGAATTTCATGGATGGAACAGAAACGACGGGAGCGTTTAAGAATCGTTCCTGGTTTCGTAAAGGCTCCATGAGAAAAGAATACAAAAGTCGACAGAATCACCTTTCCCGTCAGACATTTATGACGGACAAGTATTTGCAGCTGTATGGTTTGAAGCGTCGCAATGGGCTTCGTGGAGTGGGAATGAACGACAATCCCATCTCCGTTGGCGCGAACGGCTCTGCCTTGGCCAATATGTTCGACTCTCGGTACCTGAATACCAAGGGCGAAACGTATATGACAATTGGGATCCTTGGCGATGCAGGTGGTCACGCATTGGCTGGTTACTGCGCCGGCAAAGAAGTCATCCTTTTCGACCCGAACTACGGTGAGTTCTACTTCCCCAGCTACGACATGTCGTACCCCTGGATCCAGTATTTTTATGTGGCGAGTGACTACATCAGCGACTTCGACACGTTCTACATGCTGGGCTACGCCAAAGATGCGACTGGGAACTGGAAAAAATACAAGTAA
- a CDS encoding type VI secretion system accessory protein TagJ, with product MTDSTLLREGRLDEALAELKDQIRKDASNPKHRVYLFQMLAVTGEWDRALTQLNTLAELDPISLAMAQMYRMALDCEVLRSQVFAGTRTPLILGEPENWIALLIQALGHAARQEFPQAIDLQARAFDEAPATTGSINGQSFEWIADADSRLGPVLEAVVNGGYYWIPFNRIKQIDIEPPEDLRDVVWMPAHFVWANGGEMVGVIPTRYPGSERSTDNAIRLARKTDWQDCGNDYYVGLGQRMFATDAGDFALMDVRQITFNTPVDAANA from the coding sequence ATGACAGACTCGACATTGCTTCGCGAAGGTCGTTTGGACGAGGCACTCGCCGAACTGAAGGATCAGATTCGCAAAGATGCCAGCAATCCGAAACATCGCGTGTACCTGTTTCAGATGCTCGCGGTCACGGGGGAATGGGATCGAGCCCTGACACAGCTCAATACTCTGGCCGAGCTTGATCCGATTTCGCTCGCCATGGCGCAGATGTACCGCATGGCGCTCGATTGCGAAGTTTTGCGTTCGCAAGTCTTCGCGGGCACCCGAACCCCGTTGATTCTTGGCGAACCTGAGAACTGGATCGCATTGTTGATTCAGGCGCTTGGACATGCCGCTCGTCAAGAGTTTCCGCAGGCGATTGACCTACAGGCCCGCGCCTTCGATGAAGCACCCGCGACGACCGGATCAATCAACGGCCAATCATTCGAATGGATTGCCGATGCAGATTCGCGACTTGGGCCCGTGCTCGAAGCCGTTGTCAACGGCGGTTACTACTGGATTCCCTTCAACCGGATCAAACAGATCGATATCGAGCCACCGGAAGACTTGCGTGATGTTGTCTGGATGCCGGCGCATTTCGTCTGGGCCAATGGCGGCGAAATGGTGGGCGTGATTCCCACGCGATATCCTGGCTCGGAACGCAGCACCGACAATGCAATTCGCCTTGCGCGGAAAACCGACTGGCAGGATTGTGGCAACGACTATTACGTCGGACTGGGTCAACGCATGTTCGCAACCGATGCTGGAGATTTCGCGCTGATGGACGTACGTCAAATCACATTTAATACGCCAGTCGATGCAGCCAATGCCTGA
- the tssE gene encoding type VI secretion system baseplate subunit TssE: MAELTTQEKLQPSLLDRLIDDEPHVRQESRDKRVLSMNKLREGVLRDIAWLMNTTCFYPLDELAPYPRVAKSVLNYGFIDLTGKTASSVKHAELERLLRQTLWNYEPRLVRETLKVTVRASESAMSRHAVTIGIEADLWAEPVPLRIYMKTEVDLETGQIHVVDIH, translated from the coding sequence ATGGCGGAACTGACAACTCAAGAAAAGCTTCAGCCATCGCTGCTTGATCGGCTTATCGACGACGAACCACATGTGAGACAAGAATCGCGTGACAAACGCGTTCTGTCGATGAATAAATTGCGTGAAGGAGTCCTGCGCGATATCGCCTGGTTGATGAACACGACCTGTTTCTATCCTCTGGATGAGCTAGCCCCTTATCCTCGCGTCGCAAAATCGGTCTTGAATTATGGATTCATCGATTTGACGGGAAAGACCGCGTCGAGCGTCAAACATGCGGAATTAGAGAGACTTCTGCGTCAGACACTTTGGAACTATGAACCACGTTTGGTTCGCGAAACACTGAAAGTCACCGTGCGGGCCTCGGAATCGGCCATGTCACGACATGCGGTTACCATCGGCATCGAAGCCGATCTTTGGGCCGAGCCGGTGCCGCTGCGAATCTATATGAAAACAGAAGTCGACCTCGAAACGGGCCAGATCCACGTCGTAGATATTCACTGA
- the tssF gene encoding type VI secretion system baseplate subunit TssF — translation MDPRLLRYYERELQFLREMGGEFAAEFPKVAGRLGMDGFEVSDPFVERLLEGVAFLTARVQLKQDAEFPKFTQHMLEMVYPHYLAPTPSMAVVRFQPDLTEGSLDKGFVLPRQTILRSVLGKGDQTACEFRTAHPVTLWPMELEKAEYFTRDEAMLDLPDLKGVKAGLRLRLRTTAGLTFDQLALDSLPIYLHGQDHRRHRLYEQLLANSIAVIVRPPQRGSGVQKVLDASHIRRLGFENEQSLLPQSNRSFQGYRVLDEYFAFPDRYMFVEVNGLSEAVKKCTGTQLDILVLFNRQERGLENVVAAQDFSLYCTPAANLFPKRVDRIHLSDEHEEFHVVPDRTRPLDYEVYSLTRAVGYGQGGENEQEFFPFYSFNDLSRSGDHQAYYATHRVPRVTSSRQQRVGTRSSYVGNELFVSLVDGREGPFRNGFRQLAIEALCTNRDLPLHMPVGRANTDFTLVASAPVQSVRILSGPTRPTPSPTFSSGELSWRLINHLSLNYLSLVDTDEKVGAAALRELLSLYANSSEPATMKQIEGVQTVSSRPVVRRIPTPGPIAYGRGVEVTLTFDETAFDGSGAFLLGSVLEEFFARYVSLNSFTETALKTLDRGEIARWPLRIGRRHRI, via the coding sequence ATGGACCCTCGTCTCCTCCGTTACTACGAACGGGAATTGCAATTCCTGCGAGAAATGGGTGGAGAATTTGCCGCAGAGTTCCCCAAGGTTGCAGGTCGGCTCGGAATGGATGGGTTCGAGGTCTCCGACCCCTTCGTCGAACGGCTGTTGGAAGGTGTCGCCTTTCTGACGGCACGCGTGCAGCTCAAACAGGATGCGGAATTCCCGAAGTTCACGCAGCATATGCTCGAGATGGTGTATCCACACTATCTGGCTCCTACGCCATCAATGGCTGTTGTCCGATTTCAGCCCGACTTAACCGAAGGAAGTCTGGATAAGGGCTTTGTCCTGCCGCGTCAGACAATTCTGCGAAGTGTGCTCGGAAAAGGTGATCAGACCGCCTGCGAGTTTCGCACGGCGCATCCGGTGACGCTTTGGCCCATGGAACTCGAAAAGGCCGAGTACTTTACCCGTGACGAAGCGATGCTGGACCTACCCGACCTGAAAGGTGTCAAAGCGGGCTTGCGACTGCGTCTTCGAACAACGGCGGGCTTGACCTTCGATCAGCTTGCCCTCGACAGCCTGCCGATTTATCTGCACGGACAGGACCATCGACGTCATCGCCTCTATGAACAACTTCTGGCGAATTCAATCGCCGTCATCGTTCGCCCGCCCCAGCGAGGCTCGGGAGTCCAGAAGGTCCTTGACGCCTCACATATACGCCGCCTCGGATTCGAAAACGAGCAGTCACTGCTGCCGCAGTCAAACCGTTCATTTCAAGGCTATCGCGTTCTTGACGAGTACTTTGCGTTTCCTGACCGATACATGTTTGTCGAAGTAAACGGTTTATCCGAAGCGGTCAAGAAATGCACAGGGACTCAGCTCGACATCCTGGTTCTGTTCAACCGCCAGGAACGCGGCCTGGAGAATGTCGTCGCGGCACAGGATTTTTCGCTCTATTGTACGCCCGCTGCAAATCTGTTTCCCAAACGCGTCGATCGCATTCATCTGTCGGATGAACACGAAGAGTTCCATGTCGTTCCCGATCGTACTCGACCGCTCGACTACGAGGTTTATTCGCTAACGAGAGCCGTGGGTTACGGGCAGGGGGGTGAGAACGAACAGGAATTCTTCCCTTTCTATTCCTTCAACGACTTGTCTCGATCTGGCGATCATCAGGCATACTACGCAACGCATCGCGTCCCGCGTGTCACTTCGTCTCGGCAACAGCGCGTCGGAACGCGGTCTAGTTATGTTGGCAATGAACTTTTTGTCTCTCTGGTCGATGGACGAGAAGGGCCGTTTCGGAATGGCTTTCGGCAATTGGCCATCGAAGCCCTTTGTACGAATCGCGACCTGCCGTTGCATATGCCCGTCGGTCGGGCGAACACCGACTTCACATTGGTCGCAAGCGCGCCGGTCCAATCCGTTCGCATCCTGAGCGGTCCCACGCGGCCCACCCCATCGCCTACATTCTCATCGGGAGAACTGAGCTGGCGATTGATCAATCACCTCTCGCTGAACTACTTGTCGTTGGTCGACACCGACGAAAAGGTCGGAGCTGCCGCACTACGAGAACTCCTCTCGCTCTACGCGAATAGCAGCGAACCGGCCACCATGAAGCAGATTGAGGGTGTTCAGACCGTTTCCTCACGCCCCGTTGTCCGCCGCATTCCCACCCCAGGCCCGATTGCATACGGACGCGGGGTCGAAGTGACGCTGACGTTCGATGAAACGGCCTTCGATGGTTCGGGAGCGTTTCTCTTGGGAAGCGTCCTGGAAGAGTTTTTTGCGAGATATGTTTCGCTGAATTCGTTTACGGAAACGGCCTTAAAAACTTTGGACCGAGGAGAAATCGCTCGATGGCCGCTGAGGATCGGTCGGCGACACAGGATTTAG
- the tssG gene encoding type VI secretion system baseplate subunit TssG, which produces MAAEDRSATQDLALEQALKETPYKFGFFQAIRRLAVLYRDRPVVGKSARPSDDPIRLSQDPFLDFAPSSLSEFRPGKNGHPARLFAQFFGLLGPNGPMPLHITEFIRDRIRNSDDPTSARFLDIFHHRLLSLFYRAWADAQPTVHLDRPESDRFAQYVGSIFGIGSPAFQNRDTISDMAKRYHAGTLASQTRHADGLCALLADFFDVHVEVKDFESHWMELPDSCRTQLAHSPSSGKLSCGAVLGRRVWECQYKFRIIIGPLKLKDYQRLLPGGDSMRKLVDLVRNYVGDELEWDLQLVLEKRERPGLQLGRSGQLRRTAWLSNRPGERDADDLVVSPVPNHKSKTTSN; this is translated from the coding sequence ATGGCCGCTGAGGATCGGTCGGCGACACAGGATTTAGCGCTTGAACAAGCGTTAAAGGAAACGCCGTACAAATTTGGCTTCTTTCAAGCGATCCGTCGCCTGGCGGTGTTGTATCGTGATCGTCCCGTCGTTGGAAAATCAGCACGTCCATCTGATGATCCAATCCGATTGTCACAAGATCCGTTTCTCGACTTTGCGCCAAGCTCATTGTCGGAGTTCCGCCCTGGCAAGAACGGCCATCCCGCACGATTGTTCGCCCAGTTTTTTGGATTGCTCGGTCCGAATGGGCCAATGCCCCTGCATATCACCGAGTTTATCCGCGACCGCATTCGAAACAGCGACGACCCCACTTCGGCCCGGTTCTTAGACATTTTCCATCATCGGTTGCTCTCGTTGTTTTATCGCGCATGGGCAGACGCTCAGCCGACGGTGCATCTGGACAGGCCTGAATCCGATCGGTTCGCCCAATATGTCGGTTCGATATTCGGGATCGGTTCTCCAGCGTTTCAAAATCGCGACACCATCTCCGACATGGCCAAACGATATCACGCTGGAACGCTGGCCTCACAAACGCGACACGCTGACGGCCTTTGTGCACTACTTGCCGATTTTTTTGATGTGCACGTTGAAGTGAAAGACTTTGAGAGTCACTGGATGGAGCTTCCCGACTCGTGCCGTACGCAGTTGGCTCATTCGCCCTCCAGCGGAAAACTTTCCTGTGGCGCGGTGCTTGGACGCCGCGTCTGGGAATGCCAGTACAAATTCCGAATCATCATCGGCCCCTTGAAGCTCAAGGACTATCAACGTTTGTTGCCCGGCGGTGATTCGATGCGGAAGCTCGTCGACCTCGTCAGGAACTACGTCGGCGATGAACTTGAATGGGATCTTCAACTTGTTTTAGAAAAACGCGAACGTCCCGGATTGCAGTTGGGGCGATCCGGTCAATTGCGACGGACAGCCTGGCTGTCAAATCGTCCGGGCGAACGAGATGCCGATGATCTCGTTGTCAGCCCGGTGCCAAATCACAAATCGAAAACGACCTCGAATTAA
- the tssH gene encoding type VI secretion system ATPase TssH: MSEISRVALFGKLNSVGYKAIEGATVFCKLRGNPYVELVHWLSQLVQAQDSDIHRIIKHFNLDSAVLAKDITEALDRLPRGASSISDISSHIEEAVERGWVFGSLMFGESQVRTGHLIVGILKTTNLRNALLSISKEFSKIKLETLQDSFAKIVSGSPEDALRATDGFQSGAAPGEASGAVPPAQMGKQEALNRFSVDLTERARKGEIDRVVGRDDEIRQIVDILMRRRQNNPILTGEAGVGKTAVVEGFAMRIAAGDVPPPLRDVSLRSLDIGLLQAGASMKGEFENRLRQVIEEVQSSPKPIILFIDEAHTLIGAGGAAGTGDAANLLKPALARGTLRTIAATTWAEYKKHIEKDPALTRRFQVVQVDEPDEEKAILMMRGIVSALEKHHRVQILDEAVKAAVRLSHRYIPARQLPDKSVSLLDTSCARVAVSHHAVPAELDDCRKKIESLDTELEIIQREKDVGIDTAAREATARKQLEEAHARRTSLEERWNAEKELVDQILALRDKLRQKTGSVEAPPTDQAANDAERTQLLAQLTELQTKLSTMQGESPLILPSVDEQAVASVVGDWTGIPVGRMVRDEVETVLKLADTLNQRVIGQKHSLDLIADRIQTSRAKMDNPSRPIGVFMLCGPSGVGKTETALALAESLYGGEQNLITINMSEFQEAHTVSTLKGAPPGYVGYGEGGRLTEAVRRKPYSVVLLDEVEKAHADVHEIFFQVFDKGIMEDGEGRQIDFKNTLILLTSNVGSDLIMNLCKDPELMPGVADIAKSLRQPLLKVFPAALLGRLMVIPYYPLSNEMISNIARLQLGRIQKRIAANHSIPFTYDDDVIKLIVSRCTELESGGRMIDAILSNTVLPRISKEYLRGLVENKQLSRIAMSVADGDFEFRIE; this comes from the coding sequence ATGAGCGAAATCAGTCGTGTCGCGCTTTTTGGCAAGCTGAATAGTGTCGGATACAAAGCAATCGAGGGGGCGACGGTCTTCTGCAAACTTCGCGGAAACCCCTACGTTGAGCTCGTGCATTGGCTGTCGCAACTCGTCCAGGCACAGGATTCGGATATCCATCGCATCATCAAGCACTTCAATCTTGATTCTGCCGTCCTGGCTAAAGACATCACCGAAGCGCTCGATCGCCTGCCACGCGGCGCGTCGTCCATCTCGGATATTTCCTCGCACATCGAAGAAGCAGTCGAACGCGGATGGGTGTTCGGTTCACTGATGTTTGGTGAATCACAGGTCCGAACCGGACACCTGATCGTTGGCATCCTGAAAACAACCAACCTTCGCAACGCGCTGCTCTCGATTTCGAAAGAGTTTTCGAAGATCAAGCTGGAAACGCTGCAGGACAGTTTCGCCAAGATCGTCAGCGGCTCACCCGAAGACGCGCTACGTGCCACAGACGGATTTCAATCTGGTGCCGCACCAGGCGAAGCCAGTGGCGCCGTCCCGCCAGCCCAGATGGGTAAACAAGAAGCGCTGAATCGATTCTCGGTCGATCTGACGGAGCGAGCTCGCAAAGGCGAAATTGATCGTGTGGTTGGCCGCGACGACGAAATTCGCCAGATTGTCGATATCCTGATGCGTCGGCGTCAGAACAATCCGATCCTCACCGGTGAAGCCGGCGTCGGAAAAACGGCCGTCGTCGAAGGCTTCGCGATGCGGATCGCGGCGGGTGATGTTCCCCCACCACTCCGTGACGTGTCACTTCGATCGCTCGACATCGGCTTACTTCAGGCCGGCGCCAGCATGAAAGGGGAGTTTGAAAACCGACTTCGCCAGGTCATCGAGGAAGTCCAGAGTTCGCCCAAACCGATCATTCTCTTCATCGATGAAGCCCATACGCTCATCGGCGCCGGCGGAGCAGCCGGGACGGGAGATGCCGCGAACCTGCTCAAGCCCGCTTTGGCACGTGGCACGTTACGAACCATCGCCGCCACGACATGGGCCGAATACAAAAAACACATCGAGAAAGATCCGGCGCTCACGCGACGCTTTCAGGTCGTCCAGGTAGACGAACCCGATGAAGAGAAGGCGATTCTGATGATGCGTGGAATCGTTTCCGCGTTAGAAAAACATCACCGCGTGCAAATTCTCGATGAAGCCGTTAAGGCAGCGGTTCGTTTGTCTCATCGCTACATCCCAGCACGACAACTGCCGGACAAATCCGTCAGCCTGCTCGACACCTCTTGCGCTCGCGTGGCCGTCAGTCATCACGCTGTCCCTGCCGAGCTCGATGACTGTCGCAAGAAAATCGAGTCACTCGACACCGAACTGGAAATCATTCAGCGCGAGAAGGATGTGGGCATCGACACCGCCGCGCGGGAAGCAACCGCACGCAAACAACTCGAAGAAGCCCACGCACGCCGGACTTCGCTTGAGGAGCGATGGAATGCAGAAAAAGAACTCGTCGATCAAATCCTTGCATTGCGAGATAAGTTGCGGCAAAAGACAGGCTCCGTCGAAGCGCCTCCGACAGACCAGGCGGCCAATGACGCCGAACGCACGCAATTGCTGGCCCAGTTGACGGAACTTCAAACGAAGCTGTCCACAATGCAGGGTGAATCGCCATTGATCCTGCCGAGCGTCGACGAACAGGCTGTCGCATCGGTCGTCGGCGACTGGACCGGAATTCCTGTCGGACGCATGGTCCGCGATGAAGTCGAAACCGTGCTGAAGCTCGCAGACACCTTGAATCAACGTGTGATTGGTCAAAAACACTCGCTCGATCTGATTGCCGATCGAATTCAGACATCACGCGCCAAGATGGACAACCCCAGCCGTCCGATCGGCGTGTTCATGCTGTGCGGTCCCAGCGGTGTCGGCAAAACCGAAACGGCACTGGCATTGGCAGAATCACTCTACGGAGGCGAGCAGAATCTGATCACGATCAATATGAGTGAATTCCAGGAAGCACATACCGTCTCAACGCTAAAGGGAGCTCCTCCCGGATATGTCGGATACGGTGAAGGTGGACGATTGACCGAAGCCGTCCGTCGTAAGCCATACAGCGTGGTGCTTTTGGACGAAGTCGAAAAAGCACATGCTGATGTCCACGAAATCTTCTTCCAGGTCTTCGACAAAGGAATCATGGAAGACGGCGAAGGCCGACAGATCGACTTCAAGAACACATTGATCCTGCTGACATCGAACGTTGGCAGTGATCTGATCATGAATCTGTGCAAAGATCCCGAACTGATGCCCGGGGTCGCCGACATCGCCAAATCCTTGCGTCAACCGTTGCTGAAGGTTTTTCCGGCCGCATTGCTAGGGCGATTGATGGTGATCCCCTACTATCCGCTTAGCAACGAAATGATTTCGAACATTGCCCGGCTGCAACTGGGCCGGATCCAAAAGCGGATTGCCGCCAACCACAGCATTCCATTTACCTATGACGATGACGTCATCAAGCTGATTGTCAGCCGATGTACCGAGTTGGAAAGCGGTGGACGAATGATCGACGCAATCCTCTCGAATACGGTGCTGCCGCGAATCAGTAAGGAATACTTGCGCGGATTGGTTGAGAACAAACAACTTAGCCGCATTGCGATGTCAGTCGCGGACGGCGATTTCGAGTTTCGGATCGAATAG